From the genome of Torulaspora globosa chromosome 2, complete sequence, one region includes:
- the TWF1 gene encoding twinfilin TWF1 (ancestral locus Anc_3.404) → MSNQSGILADQNLLDLLSNPDSNEVFAITAQISKDATAVQFSAKYSSLEQVIDNLAEEPLYVFIRGTLEDPKQYHFISYVPDSSPVRSKMLYASTKNTLVRQIGTSGIGRQSLLTDASELLQVVDERNAQEASVLTESEKADIEIAQQQQRLKASEYYPNGRKLVSQTDGVPKSLAFRVKTGEGSIAELMKNYNVISFRIDLASEQIQVAAKYNIDSPRKVEIVEDHPSYVIYRNGSLYYFIYCCPSGSKVRDRMVYASNRAGFIKHLKDEDHLELAKIIEIGDPEELELSSLSPSTPEALAAEDAESKSASDVKFSRPKGPTRKRRT, encoded by the coding sequence ATGTCAAACCAGTCTGGTATTCTAGCTGACCAGAATCTCTTGGATTTGCTGAGCAACCCTGACTCGAATGAAGTCTTTGCTATCACAGCTCAGATATCCAAGGATGCCACTGCGGTTCAATTTAGTGCGAAATACAGTTCACTCGAACAGGTTATAGATAATTTGGCCGAAGAGCCATTATATGTTTTCATCAGAGGCACACTTGAAGACCCAAAGCAATATCATTTCATTTCGTATGTTCCTGACTCCTCGCCCGTGAGATCCAAAATGCTTTATGCATCAACAAAAAATACATTGGTCAGGCAAATTGGTACTAGCGGCATCGGTAGACAATCGCTACTTACAGATGCAAGCGAATTGCTCCAAGTCGTCGACGAGCGGAACGCCCAGGAGGCGTCCGTTCTAACTGAGTCCGAGAAAGCGGACATTGAGATCGcccagcagcaacagcgGCTGAAGGCTTCTGAGTACTATCCAAATGGAAGAAAGCTCGTATCTCAAACGGACGGGGTGCCAAAATCCTTGGCTTTTCGGGTTAAAACTGGAGAGGGGAGTATCGCGGAGCTAATGAAGAATTATAACGTCATCTCATTCAGAATAGATCTAGCTAGCGAGCAGATCCAAGTAGCTGCGAAGTATAACATCGATTCGCCTCGTAAGGTGGAAATAGTGGAAGATCATCCGAGTTACGTTATCTACAGAAACGGAAGTCTGTACTATTTCATTTATTGTTGTCCATCAGGCAGCAAAGTGAGAGATCGCATGGTCTATGCCTCTAACAGGGCTGGATTTATCAAACATTTGAAAGACGAAGATCATCTAGAGCTCGCCAAGATTATAGAGATCGGCGACCCGGAAGAGTTGGAGCTTTCGTCCCTTTCGCCCTCCACTCCGGAGGCACTCGCAGCGGAAGATGCAGAGTCAAAGTCTGCCTCAGACGTAAAGTTCAGCCGGCCTAAGGGACCcacaagaaagagaagaaccTGA
- the ASR1 gene encoding ubiquitin-protein ligase ASR1 (ancestral locus Anc_3.405), protein MPEVLQALCSICLTEIGGEFGELSPCKHKFHQECIRQWHTCAPDLRCPACRVESDSFIVAGQHKIDLTTGFKVKTLVDAQQTELLDRLNNTAVCRDQ, encoded by the coding sequence ATGCCCGAAGTGCTCCAGGCTTTGTGCTCCATATGTTTAACAGAGATAGGTGGGGAATTCGGAGAACTTAGTCCCTGCAAGCACAAATTCCATCAGGAATGTATCAGACAATGGCACACTTGTGCTCCGGACCTGAGATGTCCTGCTTGTCGGGTCGAATCGGACTCTTTCATTGTTGCAGGACAACATAAGATTGACTTGACGACAGGATTCAAGGTGAAGACGCTAGTTGATGCTCAGCAGACCGAATTGCTCGACCGCTTAAATAATACGGCGGTATGTAGAGATCAATAA
- the SYT1 gene encoding Arf family guanine nucleotide exchange factor SYT1 (ancestral locus Anc_3.407), whose amino-acid sequence MNQSLAMLMKLKLFQAGHPDSSDERDFPIGHKKDKKHKLWGKSRLGGHNGKSLPELSSGITHESPQLKSIGEEESSKARKSELDPEGSQDGNLSTQGSGRRNGKLRNLKHKISLHDIKSFRSSSSQSVKQADADQKGRPRSSGDDESSHALDNEMTKRGNGEVARAPMYSTSSVWSARSPSSAAKTEYHGHTSTASSVRFSSNITSSRSHASIAFHHSRSGSMEVKGSKIRSAPMGRRRSRTVGGSDCVEPNKHTPLAGATGSDFMSSITSHLGRSRSSSQASRSPLISSQSNSHIQFPNTAAVRAATPPTPPRLSNGTIPFPTAGSQQAMSQQSISRRSSSLVNAFNSFVNLRSSSASSMKGPSVKTLTPKFDISLDDFSEPPEPTPDESPKEYLLKLGQFGKFIGIILCSENDPFKLQSLKYFLTHYFDFNHDPLDISLRKLLMFLDLPKETQQIDRLLSVFSQVYYEVQLATEAFCPWSNSDQVYFVAFSLLMLHTDYFNPRNRFKMTKCEFIGLVHDDQQSDGFKIPKEILAYYYDNIVAKESPKFDFFSVQQPLNSSDVRAQNETSGSHSSPVYSPIEIINAAGSLAYQDQIPVTYASRGRVSSNSYSSYFPHVPISTSSSSASVLQDDVDIYSHILENSLSEMDMSGEVNRYWDDNCISRPLTSANNRYAKYFSILKEIKGGYLKIRKDLVARIALPNFEILNESDDDYRYLKIIQMGEIQHLTINKKFSIVGAVHKISWKKEYAILTPSGLLIFDCMDWVSPDLVKDEKTGTSNYIIEYKCDAPIISESPICCNGLLAIRKEDEMAKTGIFYCQTADEHNLDAELADIPADCIMHLHGSQKVNVWKCSGQYERDNWIDAINLMAAYDGCYYKPGSLDNSIMTLRKHSMKERISKLEHSTEEKAAKLRELQTVMPLYRQCMPLSYKTRNELTAHIKQLAVRMDWLVYETKRNEVYLDVIRQVDASFQLCLNKASEAEDFDSRNNVNSIHESFIFSEELIPARHAEDSSKFNDSLEIDTNDFFLEGYNDR is encoded by the coding sequence ATGAATCAATCATTAGCGAtgttgatgaagctgaagctgTTTCAGGCAGGTCATCCGGATAGCTCTGATGAGAGAGATTTCCCGATAGGCCAtaagaaggacaagaagcaCAAACTTTGGGGCAAATCAAGACTTGGTGGACACAATGGCAAGAGTTTACCGGAATTGTCCAGTGGAATTACACATGAATCACCGCAGTTGAAATCTattggcgaagaagagagctcaaAAGCTCGCAAGAGCGAACTGGATCCAGAGGGAAGCCAGGATGGGAATCTCAGTACACAGGGCtctggaagaagaaatggGAAATTACGAAATCTGAAGCATAAAATCAGCTTGCATGATATCAAGTCTTTCAGATCATCCTCTTCGCAAAGTGTCAAGCAGGCAGATGCCGACCAGAAAGGACGGCCTCGCAGCTCTGGGGACGACGAATCGAGCCACGCGCTAGACAACGAGATGACTAAACGAGGAAATGGCGAAGTTGCCCGCGCTCCTATGTATTCTACTAGCTCGGTTTGGTCTGCGAGGTCTCCAAGTTCTGCTGCGAAGACCGAGTACCACGGTCACACTTCCACGGCATCGTCGGTTCGCTTTTCAAGCAACATAACTAGCAGCAGGTCACACGCGTCGATTGCATTCCATCATTCAAGAAGCGGTTCCATGGAGGTCAAAGGCTCGAAGATCAGATCAGCGCCGATGGGCCGCCGGAGAAGTCGGACGGTTGGTGGTTCTGACTGCGTGGAACCAAATAAACATACTCCACTGGCTGGAGCGACGGGTAGCGACTTTATGTCATCTATCACCTCCCATCTGGGAAGATCCCGCAGCAGCTCCCAAGCTAGCAGGTCGCCGCTTATAAGCTCACAAAGCAATTCGCATATACAATTTCCTAATACTGCCGCGGTGCGTGCAGCGACGCCACCAACGCCGCCCAGATTATCGAACGGTACTATCCCGTTCCCCACGGCTGGTTCTCAGCAAGCAATGAGCCAGCAATCTATATCAAGGAGAAGCAGCTCATTGGTTAATGCATTCAATAGCTTTGTCAACTTGAGGTCATCCAGCGCATCCTCGATGAAAGGCCCCTCCGTCAAAACACTCACTCCCAAATTTGACATTTCTCTGGATGATTTCTCAGAACCTCCAGAGCCTACGCCGGATGAATCGCCAAAAGAATATTTACTCAAGTTGGGGCAGTTTGGTAAATTTATCGGGATTATTCTTTGTAGCGAGAATGATCCATTCAAACTGCAGTCATTGAAGTACTTTCTAACCCATTACTTCGATTTTAATCATGATCCCCTGGATATATCACTGCGAAAGCTGCTGATGTTTTTGGACTTGCCAAAAGAGACCCAGCAGATTGACAGGCTGCTCTCCGTCTTCAGTCAAGTTTACTACGAAGTGCAACTGGCAACCGAGGCTTTTTGTCCTTGGAGTAACAGCGATCAAGTATACTTCGTGGCTTTCTCTCTCTTAATGTTACACACCGATTATTTCAATCCAAGAAACCGATTCAAGATGACGAAATGTGAGTTCATTGGCTTAGTTCATGATGATCAGCAGTCAGACGGTTTCAAAATACCCAAAGAGATACTTGCATACTATTATGATAACATTGTCGCTAAGGAATCGCCAAAATTCgattttttttctgttCAGCAACCATTAAACAGCTCTGACGTTCGAGCTCAGAACGAGACTTCGGGGTCTCACTCCTCGCCCGTTTATTCCCCTAttgaaatcatcaatgCAGCTGGATCACTGGCatatcaagatcaaatccCCGTGACCTACGCATCGCGTGGTCGCGTCTCTTCGAATTCCTATTCCTCGTATTTTCCCCATGTTCCAATCTCAACTTCAAGCAGCAGTGCTTCAGTTTTACAAGATGATGTCGATATATACTCGCATATCTTAGAAAATTCTCTTTCCGAAATGGATATGAGTGGCGAGGTTAACAGATACTGGGACGACAATTGCATTTCACGGCCGTTGACTAGTGCTAACAACAGATATGCCAAATATTTTTCAATCCTGAAAGAGATAAAGGGCGGCTATCTGAAGATACGCAAAGACCTTGTGGCAAGAATTGCATTACCAAATTTTGAGATCTTAAACGAATCTGACGACGATTATAGGTACCTGAAGATTATTCAGATGGGTGAAATTCAACACCTTACTATCAATAAGAAGTTTTCCATTGTTGGAGCAGTGCATAAGATTTCATGGAAGAAAGAGTACGCGATTCTTACTCCCTCTGGGCTACTGATATTTGATTGCATGGATTGGGTCAGTCCTGACCTTGTGAAGGATGAAAAAACAGGCACATCTAATTATATTATTGAGTACAAATGTGACGCCCCTATTATATCTGAGTCTCCGATTTGCTGTAATGGGCTTCTCGCTATTCGAaaagaggatgaaatgGCCAAAACTGGCATCTTTTATTGCCAAACGGCCGATGAGCATAACCTCGACGCTGAGTTGGCAGATATCCCAGCAGATTGCATAATGCATCTGCATGGCTCGCAAAAGGTTAACGTCTGGAAATGTTCCGGTCAATATGAGCGGGACAATTGGATCGATGCGATTAACTTAATGGCCGCATACGATGGTTGCTACTACAAGCCAGGTTCTTTGGACAATAGCATTATGACCCTGAGAAAGCATTCCATGAAAGAACGGATAAGCAAGCTGGAACATTCAACTGAGGAGAAAGCTGCCAAGCTGCGAGAACTGCAAACAGTGATGCCGCTTTATCGCCAATGTATGCCTCTAAGCTATAAAACTAGAAATGAATTGACGGCCCATATCAAACAGCTGGCTGTAAGAATGGACTGGCTAGTTTATGAAACAAAACGAAATGAAGTGTATTTGGATGTCATTCGGCAAGTAGATGCCAGCTTCCAACTATGTCTGAACAAAGCTTCCGAAGCAGAAGATTTTGACTCGCGTAACAACGTTAATTCGATCCATGAAAGCTTTATTTTCAGTGAGGAACTGATACCAGCACGTCACGCTGAAGACAGCTCAAAGTTCAACGACAGTTTGGAGATCGATACCAATGACTTCTTTCTGGAAGGTTATAATGATAGGTGA
- the SLX9 gene encoding Slx9p (ancestral locus Anc_3.409) yields the protein MVAKRRTTLRNKAAAAAARNLEEVEDEELDVSSRSFLHQPRESKKEKQLNKHQIFLNRVLEKSSGRDDLAGISKSAVRRRKRKLRDELKPRMGDLLTSLREEDDLKQHVLEGSTDGGPSDGNSDPIAKKNVVRVLSKDERRAGELGYVHIRKNEPNIRNQKGAKALSIRETSRMNDILHNSSFQQNPFGALREAIMMKQQDRQ from the coding sequence ATGGTAGCCAAGAGGAGGACAACACTCAGAAACAAAGCAGCGGCTGCAGCAGCGAGAAATCTTGAGGAAGTGGAGGACGAAGAGCTGGACGTGAGTTCGAGATCGTTCCTGCATCAGCCGAGGGAAtccaagaaggaaaagcagTTGAACAAGCACCAGATATTCCTGAATCGAGTGCTGGAGAAATCGTCAGGACGCGATGATCTCGCAGGAATATCAAAATCAGCAGTAAGGCGTCGGAAGCGAAAGCTTAGAGATGAGTTGAAACCGAGGATGGGCGATCTTCTGACATCGCTCCGtgaggaagatgatttGAAGCAGCACGTACTCGAGGGCTCCACTGACGGGGGTCCTAGCGATGGCAACTCGGATCCGATAGCTAAGAAGAACGTGGTTAGAGTGCTTTCAAAGGATGAGCGTCGAGCTGGCGAACTAGGCTATGTTCATATAAGGAAAAACGAGCCCAACATCAGAAATCAAAAGGGAGCCAAGGCACTATCGATAAGGGAAACGTCCAGGATGAACGATATACTGCACAATAGTAGCTTCCAACAGAACCCCTTTGGCGCCTTGCGCGAAGCCATAatgatgaagcagcaggaTCGTCAGTGA
- the RDS3 gene encoding U2 snRNP complex subunit RDS3 (ancestral locus Anc_3.406), producing MSRHQLDLVMCMKQPGTHIGLLCEKCDGKCPICDTLERPRSKVRICEQCAFGRSGINCIICGSTGVTEAFYCWECCRLEKSRDGCPRIINIGSNRTDKHFEKKTLSNR from the coding sequence ATGTCGCGCCATCAACTGGATCTAGTTATGTGTATGAAGCAGCCTGGGACTCACATTGGCTTGCTTTGTGAGAAATGCGACGGGAAATGTCCAATATGTGACACCCTAGAGAGACCAAGAAGTAAAGTCAGAATTTGCGAGCAGTGTGCTTTCGGCAGAAGTGGCATAAATTGCATAATATGTGGATCTACCGGTGTGACAGAAGCTTTTTACTGTTGGGAGTGCTGTAGGCTTGAGAAAAGCCGTGACGGTTGTCCTAGGATTATAAATATTGGTAGTAACAGGACTGACAAGCACTTCGAAAAAAAGACTTTGAGTAATAGATGA
- the TOM20 gene encoding TOM complex receptor protein TOM20 (ancestral locus Anc_3.410), with product MSQGNSIARALTITGVLAAVSLTGYALYFDHKRRNNPEFRKQLRQKVKKQAELQRKEQEEAKQVKLQNVREFLTQELVTDPIPSDPSQRETTFTTNVELGERLSMAPGKELESASKFYKALSVYPNPADLLGIYQRSVPEAVYEYIVMMIAILPPANISTFLSGAKDQVAAQQAESAAMAEANEIDE from the coding sequence ATGTCGCAAGGAAATTCTATTGCTCGGGCTTTGACAATTACTGGTGTACTTGCAGCCGTCTCTTTGACCGGTTATGCGTTGTATTTTGATCAtaagagaagaaataaCCCAGAATTTAGGAAACAATTGAGGcagaaggtcaagaaacAAGCTGAATTGCAGAGGAAGgaacaagaggaagctAAACAGGTGAAGCTGCAAAATGTTCGCGAATTCTTGACTCAAGAATTGGTTACTGACCCTATTCCAAGTGATCCATCACAAAGAGAAACTACATTTACCACAAATGTGGAGCTAGGTGAACGTTTGTCTATGGCACCCGGcaaagagctggaatcAGCATCCAAGTTCTACAAGGCTCTGAGCGTTTATCCAAATCCAGCGGACTTGCTAGGCATATATCAGAGAAGCGTCCCGGAGGCCGTCTACGAGTACATCGTTATGATGATTGCTATTCTGCCTCCTGCGAACATTTCAACTTTTCTAAGTGGAGCAAAGGATCAAGTCGCCGCGCAACAGGCTGAGAGTGCTGCTATGGCAGAAGCGAacgaaattgatgaatAA
- the LEC1 gene encoding Lec1p (ancestral locus Anc_3.408): MPRTLDPTEEHYLKRELLKYQLDREFAALNNQYALRKFGFPFSNEDPRAKRSSMKRALKHAKSSVSPRSSTNKSSLEEKSDSSSVALQVETEFPMLSYVLQRFVIPFPLLSKDLASDESFWQEKVQVFFEHFMELGFSDSYNREESTKRKKISTKLSKALLLLFNSGIGTSQETEYYCQDKFMLKQNGAKKSTVIEQFTMPSRENLQYLMATEPIFIGGWDLNIVAVVHETDLFPERKKVASPKGTPLSPRWMKSTFSMASSSAALFSKLNIMDSGDSAKSSKNPHYFILRASRESESKQQYYTAKSYEDFKQLSHSLKTDFPGKRLARLPHRTKKSVQAVATSDVPYTPKERIISTFPDDVTQSNSTGDIDRTDSAENSDEDEDTEAMEEFHDAWEFRDSKLLCERMRTSLRQYLRTLCSDKEIASSSILSRFFTVSPIKYEMLSREIREDIAQRNLVDVRNLEIQVKFQKLALEKSLKLQESMKEFKTSLLRDEGYLLGLMQELKVKTRMRDLSPLLLSFVEWCKIYVSSTIYQMFLGNDGGYEFFNQVKKLHRLMPYGVMAQILKLTNPMGIMKAMIDLFMAQPFGSQSLLQTMFATVLSDDLRNQEKVIQELETKIIEVSALNLEIIKCLKAVIFENDDGAIMDMQSAQEESETTKTPISLVILLRKAESGSISHEVVGEVIESYAAWKSKQDNLDENHPDGPKDEGALFSRIKELLHLYIRERDKKLMKKLWQDPELSQLLKSIMALLYEPMVRIFKVARVDIALKNFEKFMNDLIKLIDSFLEGQLGASTRFNVVESINDLVTKHEDSFLEFIHDVYVHDTEGIFEGFVTWIVDVVKFLQQSKYGSADGRIDFDCLLQSSDIEVSLLINQLDNVIEKKQIARKAYSKLLDKKRKKDDVKINRHATKVLEEKWKQLNSFVMPSNTETLGLQDGDLVDLDLDVADYEALFDDNEKDLEEEYQILLNRKVDESEIMRFGTQVFEGELRKMLSPAHV, translated from the coding sequence ATGCCTAGGACACTAGACCCAACCGAGGAGCATTATCTTAAGAGGGAATTACTCAAGTATCAACTGGACCGCGAATTTGCCGCTTTGAACAACCAGTATGCATTAAGAAAGTTCGGTTTTCCCTTCAGCAATGAGGATCCAAGGGCAAAAAGGTCGTCTATGAAGCGAGCCTTGAAGCATGCCAAGAGCAGTGTGTCACCAAGATCCAGCACAAATAAGAGCTCcttggaagaaaagagcgACAGTTCCTCTGTTGCCCTGCAAGTTGAAACAGAATTCCCGATGTTGAGCTACGTATTGCAGCGGTTCGTCATACCGTTTCCGCTGTTATCTAAGGATTTGGCATCTGACGAATCATTTTGGCAGGAGAAGGTTCAGGTATTTTTTGAACACTTCATGGAACTGGGTTTCAGTGATAGTTATAACAGGGAGGAATCTACCAAACGCAAGAAAATCTCGACAAAATTGAGCAAAGCTCTGCTGCTGTTATTCAACTCCGGAATCGGTACCTCTCAGGAAACAGAATATTATTGCCAAGACAAGTTTATGCTGAAGCAAAATGGAGCAAAGAAGAGCACGGTGATAGAACAATTTACCATGCCGAGCAGAGAGAACTTGCAATATCTGATGGCAACCGAACCAATCTTTATAGGCGGATGGGATCTAAACATCGTAGCGGTGGTGCATGAGACGGATTTGTTTCCggaaagaaagaaagtgGCCTCTCCGAAAGGCACCCCTTTATCTCCGAGATGGATGAAGAGTACGTTTAGTAtggcatcttcatcagccGCACTGTTCTCAAAACTCAACATTATGGATTCTGGTGATTCGGCTAAGTCATCTAAGAACCCGCATTACTTTATATTGAGAGCCTCGCGAGAGTCCGAATCTAAGCAACAGTACTACACCGCTAAAAGCTATGAAGATTTCAAACAACTATCACATTCGCTGAAGACGGATTTTCCAGGAAAAAGACTTGCCCGTTTACCACATAGGACGAAAAAAAGTGTGCAAGCCGTAGCTACATCTGACGTTCCTTATACTCCTAAGGAAAGAATTATTTCTACTTTTCCGGATGATGTGACGCAATCTAATTCGACAGGAGATATTGATAGAACGGATTCTGCGGAGAActcagatgaagatgaggatacCGAAGCTATGGAGGAGTTCCATGACGCGTGGGAATTTAGAGATAGCAAACTTCTCTGCGAAAGAATGAGAACTTCATTGAGACAGTACCTACGCACATTATGCTCTGACAAGGAGATCGCTTCGAGTTCTATCCTTTCGAGATTTTTCACTGTTTCACCCATCAAGTATGAGATGCTATCTCGAGAAATACGTGAAGACATTGCACAGCGGAATTTGGTTGACGTGCGAAATTTGGAGATTCAAGTAAAGTTCCAAAAACTTGCTTTGGAAAAATCGCTGAAATTGCAGGAGTCGATGAAGGAATTTAAGACATCCCTGCTGCGAGATGAGGGCTATCTTCTGGGTTTGATGCAAGAATTGAAAGTAAAGACCAGGATGCGCGACCTATCTCCTCTGTTATTAAGCTTTGTCGAATGGTGCAAAATCTATGTGTCTTCAACAATTTATCAAATGTTTTTGGGTAATGACGGCGGTTACGAGTTTTTCAACCAGGTTAAAAAACTGCATAGATTAATGCCTTATGGAGTGATGGCACAAATACTGAAATTGACGAACCCGATGGGGATTATGAAGGCAATGATAGATTTGTTCATGGCTCAACCCTTTGGAAGCCAGTCTCTGCTTCAAACTATGTTTGCTACGGTCCTATCGGATGATTTGAGGAACCAGGAAAAAGTTAtacaagaactggaaaCCAAAATAATCGAGGTCTCAGCTCTGAATTTGGAGATTATCAAGTGCTTAAAAgctgtcatcttcgaaaaTGATGATGGAGCAATTATGGACATGCAAAGTGCTCAAGAGGAGTCGGAAACCACCAAGACCCCCATATCCCTGGTAATTCTGCTGAGGAAAGCCGAATCCGGAAGCATTTCGCATGAGGTGGTAGGAGAAGTTATCGAGTCTTATGCAGCATGGAAGTCAAAACAGGATAATCTTGACGAGAATCATCCAGATGGGCCAAAAGACGAAGGTGCTCTATTCTCTCGCATCAAGGAACTCTTGCACCTTTACATTAGGGAGCGGGACAAGAAGCTAATGAAAAAGCTATGGCAAGACCCAGAATTGTCACAGCTGCTCAAATCAATCATGGCACTTCTTTACGAACCTATGGTTAGAATTTTCAAGGTCGCGAGGGTGGATATTGCGCTGaagaactttgaaaagttcatGAACGATTTGATAAAACTTATTGATAGTTTCCTTGAAGGACAGCTAGGAGCTTCGACACGCTTTAATGTTGTTGAAAGCATTAATGACCTGGTTACGAAGCATGAGGACTCATTTCTCGAGTTTATCCACGATGTGTACGTCCATGATACCGAAGGAATATTCGAAGGGTTTGTAACATGGATTGTGGACGTTGTGAAATTTCTACAACAAAGCAAATACGGATCAGCCGACGGTAGGATCGATTTCGATTGCTTGCTGCAATCCTCCGACATTGAGGTCTCTCTGTTGATCAACCAACTGGACAACGTTATAGAAAAGAAGCAAATTGCACGGAAGGCCTATAGCAAGCTTCTGGATAAGAAGCGGAAAAAAGATGATGTTAAAATCAACCGGCACGCGACgaaagttcttgaagagaaatgGAAGCAGCTGAATTCCTTTGTCATGCCTTCTAACACCGAGACATTGGGTTTGCAGGATGGAGATCTGGTCGATCTGGATCTCGACGTTGCGGATTATGAAGCTCTTTTCGATGACAATGAAaaagatttggaagaagaatatcagaTTTTGCTGAATAGGAAGGTTGACGAGAGCGAGATCATGAGATTTGGCACCCAGGTTTTCGAAGGTGAACTAAGAAAGATGCTTTCACCTGCGCATGTTTAA
- the MRPL51 gene encoding mitochondrial 54S ribosomal protein mL43 (ancestral locus Anc_3.412), whose product MVVKAVKQASIARNGVGAFVFPCKKITLQYCNWGGSSQGMREFLTSKRLEKLGSQYPFIQFEVLRKSGHPLLRAQYNNGREKVICVRNLNIDNVENKLKLLKDSSGEILRRRTKNDNVETLNKSVRGVWSPIHASMRYRV is encoded by the coding sequence ATGGTTGTGAAGGCAGTTAAACAGGCATCTATTGCACGGAACGGTGTTGGAGCGTTTGTATTTCCCTGCAAGAAGATTACGTTGCAATATTGCAATTGGGGAGGGTCATCGCAAGGAATGCGGGAGTTTTTGACGTCGAAGAGGCTTGAGAAATTGGGGTCTCAGTACCCGTTTATCCAGTTCGAGGTGTTGAGGAAGTCGGGGCATCCGCTGCTTAGAGCACAGTACAACAATGGACGGGAAAAGGTGATTTGCGTGAGGAACTTGAATATCGATAACGTCGAGAACAAGCtaaagctgctgaaggactCAAGTGGCGAGATACTGCGTAGGAGAACGAAGAATGATAACGTGGAGACCTTGAACAAGAGCGTGAGAGGTGTTTGGTCACCAATTCATGCGTCTATGAGATACAGAGTCTAG
- the TMH18 gene encoding Tmh18p (ancestral locus Anc_3.411) codes for MSLLKPASHLLFYSFVFGGTTFYSYVASPLAFKVLDKDHFSALQNKVFPYFFQMQSFSPAVLALTAPFVLTSGPMAALATASVGGLANLCWLLPLTRRIKEERRAVADRLKGDELEAADEPLRKQFGKYHGMSLLCNLTNVCGMLVYGVYLCRGLIRHVPK; via the exons ATGTCATTATTGAAACCTGCCTCGCATCTTTTGTTTTATTCTTTTGT CTTTGGTGGTACAACGTTCTACTCGTATGTGGCTTCGCCGCTAGCattcaaagtcttggaCAAGGATCATTTCTCGGCGTTGCAAAATAAGGTGTTTCCGTACTTCTTTCAGATGCAATCCTTCTCGCCAGCGGTCTTGGCGTTGACGGCACCCTTTGTCCTCACCAGCGGACCGATGGCTGCCCTCGCTACCGCCTCGGTCGGGGGGCTGGCCAATCTGTGCTGGTTGCTTCCCTTGACGCGCAGAATCAAGGAGGAAAGAAGAGCAGTAGCAGACAGACTCAAGGGTGACGAGTTGGAAGCGGCTGATGAGCCCCTGCGCAAGCAGTTTGGCAAGTATCACGGTATGAGTCTGCTGTGTAATCTGACCAACGTCTGCGGCATGCTAGTCTACGGCGTTTACCTGTGTAGAGGCCTTATCAGACACGTCCCAAAGTAG